Proteins encoded within one genomic window of Glycine soja cultivar W05 chromosome 1, ASM419377v2, whole genome shotgun sequence:
- the LOC114405262 gene encoding non-specific lipid-transfer protein 1-like gives MASFTKLACMVLACMVVMVAHNTVQGIRCGQVQGNLAPCLGFLQNGGAVSRGCCNGVRSIVNNARTTGDRRAVCNCLKIAAGAVRKLNPYNAQALPGKCGVNIPYKISTSTNCNSIK, from the exons ATGGCTAGTTTTACTAAGTTAGCATGCATGGTTCTGGCGTGCATGGTCGTGATGGTTGCACACAACACTGTCCAAGGCATCAGGTGTGGCCAGGTTCAGGGTAACCTAGCACCGTGCCTAGGGTTTCTCCAGAACGGTGGAGCTGTTTCCAGAGGATGCTGCAACGGGGTCAGGAGTATTGTGAACAATGCCAGGACCACTGGTGATCGCCGTGCTGTTTGCAACTGCTTGAAGATAGCTGCTGGTGCTGTTCGGAAGCTCAACCCTTACAATGCTCAGGCTCTCCCCGGGAAATGTGGGGTCAACATACCCTACAAGATCAGCACCTCCACCAACTGTAACAG caTCAAGTGA